One Peribacillus simplex NBRC 15720 = DSM 1321 genomic region harbors:
- a CDS encoding (Fe-S)-binding protein: protein MNLPVKPNETNTAVQNLYSDAYDWTNQCVKCGYCLPACPTYESMGVESASPRGRINLVKMAAEGKIDFQKDLAEPIDLCLGCRACETACPVGVPYGHILEAAKEAVENSPSANQKNKMTKIKKLALVHLFPYPKRMNRIGSAVHLYQKTGLSKLIRTSNVLQKVSPALAHLEQALPAIESSSKRIRTGTIMPAKGETKLKVAFFAGCIMDSMMSRINRLTIELLNIAGCEVILPENQNCCGALHSHQGETKQAKALAKRNIQAFMQSDSDVIVNNAGGCGASLIEYGHLLADDHEWAGAAKDFSEKSKDISQILYQLGPLPFTEEWQGIVSYQDSCHLRNVQKVQKEPRLLLQSIPGVSYVEMEGFDRCCASGGIYNLLHFDESMKILDEKMKNLKETKATTIVTVNPGCQMQMSIGIQREGAANQMKSMHLVEILAKACGLD, encoded by the coding sequence ATGAATCTACCCGTCAAACCTAACGAGACAAATACAGCGGTCCAAAATTTATATTCAGATGCCTATGATTGGACAAACCAATGCGTAAAATGCGGGTACTGTTTACCAGCATGTCCTACATATGAATCAATGGGTGTAGAATCCGCATCACCACGCGGTCGCATCAATCTAGTGAAAATGGCAGCCGAAGGGAAAATAGATTTCCAAAAAGATTTAGCTGAACCGATCGACCTATGCTTAGGCTGTCGTGCTTGTGAAACCGCATGTCCTGTTGGTGTGCCATATGGACATATACTGGAAGCTGCAAAGGAAGCCGTTGAAAATTCCCCTTCAGCAAACCAAAAAAATAAAATGACCAAGATCAAAAAACTGGCATTGGTTCATCTTTTTCCATATCCAAAACGAATGAACAGGATTGGCAGTGCGGTACATCTCTATCAAAAAACAGGATTATCCAAACTTATCCGGACATCGAATGTACTGCAAAAGGTTTCCCCTGCCCTTGCACATTTAGAACAAGCACTTCCAGCAATCGAGTCGTCCTCCAAACGAATCCGGACAGGTACGATAATGCCGGCAAAAGGGGAAACGAAATTAAAAGTGGCATTTTTTGCTGGGTGTATCATGGATTCCATGATGTCACGAATAAACCGTCTTACCATTGAGCTGCTCAACATAGCGGGATGTGAGGTCATTCTCCCAGAAAATCAGAATTGCTGCGGTGCACTGCATTCCCATCAAGGCGAAACAAAACAAGCGAAAGCATTGGCAAAGAGGAATATCCAAGCCTTCATGCAATCTGATTCTGATGTAATTGTAAATAACGCAGGAGGCTGTGGCGCTTCCCTTATTGAATATGGGCATCTATTGGCAGATGATCACGAATGGGCTGGGGCGGCAAAGGATTTCTCGGAAAAATCAAAAGATATCAGTCAAATTCTTTATCAATTGGGACCGCTTCCCTTTACTGAAGAATGGCAAGGCATCGTCTCTTATCAAGATTCATGTCATTTACGCAATGTTCAAAAGGTCCAAAAGGAACCTCGTTTATTATTGCAATCCATACCAGGAGTTTCCTATGTGGAAATGGAAGGGTTTGACCGTTGCTGTGCATCTGGAGGCATTTACAATCTTCTCCACTTTGATGAATCCATGAAAATTCTTGATGAGAAAATGAAGAACCTAAAAGAAACGAAAGCAACAACCATAGTTACGGTTAACCCTGGATGCCAAATGCAAATGAGCATTGGCATCCAAAGGGAGGGAGCAGCAAACCAAATGAAAAGTATGCACCTTGTTGAAATACTTGCCAAGGCTTGCGGCTTGGATTGA
- a CDS encoding homoserine/threonine efflux transporter produces the protein MDSLLTYISIVAMMVIIPGADTMLLVKNTLSYGPKAGRYTVLGMATGLSFWTLIAILGLSVVIAKSVILFSTIKYLGAAYLIYLGIKSFFAKSVFSLKEIQAQANTPTNYSNRHNKDSFMQALLNNILNPKTVLVYITIMPQFINLNGNVNQQLIILAFILTLLAVLWFLFLVYLIDYAKKWMNNSKFQKAFQKSTGLILIGFGIKTGI, from the coding sequence ATGGATAGCTTACTTACATACATATCAATAGTTGCAATGATGGTTATTATACCAGGTGCAGATACTATGCTCTTAGTGAAAAACACGCTTAGCTATGGTCCAAAAGCGGGTCGTTATACCGTTCTCGGAATGGCAACGGGACTTTCTTTTTGGACGCTTATTGCTATTCTTGGACTATCTGTTGTCATTGCAAAGTCTGTGATTCTTTTCAGTACAATCAAATATTTGGGAGCCGCCTACTTAATTTATTTAGGGATCAAAAGTTTTTTTGCTAAAAGCGTTTTTTCTTTAAAAGAAATTCAAGCACAAGCAAATACACCTACGAATTATTCAAATCGGCATAATAAAGATTCCTTTATGCAAGCGTTACTTAATAATATTCTTAATCCAAAGACCGTTTTAGTTTATATAACAATCATGCCGCAATTTATCAATTTGAACGGAAATGTAAACCAGCAATTGATTATATTAGCCTTCATCTTAACCTTACTCGCTGTATTGTGGTTTCTATTTCTTGTTTATCTGATTGATTACGCAAAAAAATGGATGAACAACTCCAAATTCCAGAAAGCATTCCAAAAATCAACTGGCTTAATTTTAATAGGTTTTGGCATAAAAACAGGAATTTAA
- a CDS encoding TrmB family transcriptional regulator, whose translation MKENILETLKNLNFTEYEAKAYLTLLEESPLTGYAVAKNSGVPRSRIYEILDSLAIRGDILVSPGNTPQYTPVPAKELIKNRRIKAEENFELAEKSLAEFERSANDRENIWNIMGRNEILDKVKAGILSAKKRILLEIWEDEFEVLESELRQAANRGVNVTIIAYGEIVCDFANVYLHYMGYEITEEYGGRWLVISGDDSEVVAGIVSLGKDSRAAWTMHVGLVMPITEVMIHDLYLMEIMEKHRELLEESFGVNLANLRKKFSIHPDYKKHYVD comes from the coding sequence ATGAAAGAAAACATTTTAGAAACATTAAAAAATCTAAATTTTACCGAATATGAAGCGAAAGCATATCTTACCTTATTGGAAGAATCGCCATTAACAGGTTATGCAGTAGCAAAAAACTCCGGTGTACCACGTTCAAGAATATATGAAATTCTGGACAGTCTCGCAATAAGAGGAGATATTCTGGTTAGTCCTGGAAACACACCACAGTATACTCCTGTTCCTGCAAAGGAGCTAATAAAAAACCGTCGGATTAAAGCAGAAGAGAATTTTGAACTGGCAGAAAAATCATTAGCAGAGTTTGAACGTTCTGCAAATGATCGTGAAAATATCTGGAATATCATGGGACGCAATGAAATACTCGATAAGGTAAAAGCTGGTATATTATCTGCTAAAAAAAGAATACTCTTAGAGATTTGGGAAGACGAATTCGAAGTATTAGAGTCTGAACTAAGACAGGCAGCAAATAGAGGGGTCAATGTAACAATTATTGCCTATGGGGAAATCGTCTGTGATTTTGCTAATGTTTACCTCCATTATATGGGTTATGAAATTACAGAAGAGTATGGTGGACGATGGCTTGTTATTAGTGGAGATGATTCAGAAGTAGTAGCAGGTATTGTCTCGCTTGGTAAAGATAGCCGTGCAGCATGGACCATGCATGTAGGTTTGGTAATGCCCATTACAGAAGTCATGATTCATGATTTGTATCTCATGGAAATCATGGAGAAACATAGAGAACTTTTAGAGGAGAGTTTTGGTGTAAACCTCGCCAACTTACGTAAAAAATTTTCTATTCATCCAGATTATAAAAAACATTACGTGGACTAG
- a CDS encoding HEAT repeat domain-containing protein, whose protein sequence is MIHLNKKETKGIELPANYEELKKSANRKSNWRERLDAIEELGQSKSKQVIDILTHIMNNDSVYKVQEAAYRQLKSLGEDVQLPARKEGELVKGLTKILVRIKKSLPENHTYTEFKEKLQKMRMDIYDTYEGEKGADFDKWLENTWSALSNR, encoded by the coding sequence ATGATTCATTTGAATAAGAAAGAAACAAAAGGTATCGAGTTACCTGCCAACTATGAGGAATTAAAAAAATCTGCCAATCGTAAATCTAATTGGAGAGAACGTTTAGACGCGATCGAAGAATTGGGTCAGTCAAAAAGTAAACAAGTAATCGACATTCTCACACATATCATGAATAATGATTCTGTATATAAAGTTCAAGAGGCCGCCTACCGTCAATTGAAAAGTTTAGGCGAAGATGTTCAATTGCCAGCAAGGAAAGAAGGCGAGTTGGTTAAAGGATTGACCAAAATCTTAGTCAGGATCAAGAAGAGTTTACCAGAAAATCACACATATACTGAATTCAAAGAGAAACTCCAGAAGATGAGAATGGATATATATGATACCTATGAGGGTGAAAAAGGAGCAGACTTTGATAAGTGGCTTGAAAATACATGGTCTGCTTTATCGAATAGATAA
- a CDS encoding methyltransferase domain-containing protein — translation MTDYIELWKQAMVDHTGKIPNRLKDDAAEEAFWSSRVAGKKQHKADPYAKLVLQELLVLLKQDDHVLEIGPGWGNYTFDIAKEVRKLTCIDSSKSIINFLESQSNEKGFENMEFIHDKWESDTKRDKYDVVFGFNCYYRMTEIGQTLLKMNESATRLVIVGMTTGPEKPHYMELKQRGYTINLRKRDYIHILNVLYQLGILADCKIVKLKSKKIYSTYEEMIRDNTTKILDEHFSYDEVKTILNKYVVKKEGVFEYEYPFHAAFMSWNPM, via the coding sequence ATGACAGATTATATTGAACTTTGGAAACAGGCAATGGTTGATCATACAGGAAAAATTCCTAACAGGCTAAAAGATGATGCTGCTGAAGAAGCTTTTTGGTCTTCCAGGGTGGCAGGGAAAAAACAACATAAAGCGGATCCTTATGCAAAACTTGTCCTGCAGGAATTATTGGTATTATTAAAACAGGATGATCATGTATTGGAAATCGGCCCTGGATGGGGCAATTATACATTTGATATTGCAAAAGAAGTCAGGAAGCTAACTTGTATAGATAGTTCCAAAAGCATTATCAATTTTTTGGAATCCCAGTCGAACGAAAAAGGTTTCGAAAACATGGAGTTTATTCATGATAAGTGGGAAAGTGATACGAAAAGAGACAAATACGATGTAGTATTTGGTTTTAATTGTTATTACCGTATGACAGAAATCGGTCAAACTTTATTAAAAATGAATGAGTCTGCAACCCGTTTAGTGATAGTAGGTATGACAACCGGACCAGAAAAACCTCATTATATGGAATTGAAGCAACGAGGATATACGATCAATTTAAGAAAAAGGGATTACATACACATCTTGAATGTTTTGTATCAACTTGGAATACTGGCGGACTGTAAGATCGTTAAATTGAAAAGTAAAAAAATCTATTCCACCTATGAAGAAATGATTCGCGATAATACAACAAAAATTCTCGATGAACATTTTTCCTATGATGAAGTAAAAACCATCCTTAATAAATATGTGGTGAAAAAAGAAGGTGTTTTCGAATACGAATATCCGTTTCATGCAGCTTTTATGTCTTGGAATCCGATGTGA
- a CDS encoding GntR family transcriptional regulator, producing MVHSNSSQKIKRTSVREEAYMILRDWIVQGILTPGQQLRDKELAEQLGVSRTPIREALLRLEDEGFVETKPSRSTIVSPIRFEGVLNIYSMVWTLEKLAMEQAFDFIEERHLIEMEAINHEVKKAIDEGNQIVAVQKDNDFHSIYINLSKNDELKRILSGLKQKLIRMELFYFNQVSDVHLSVDEHDQIIQALRSGNLTLVLKVIEKNWKESYFRIQANTECVKSGEEKNE from the coding sequence TTGGTACATTCAAATTCATCACAAAAGATTAAACGTACTTCTGTACGTGAAGAAGCATACATGATTTTGCGGGATTGGATTGTCCAGGGAATCCTAACGCCAGGCCAACAATTACGCGACAAAGAATTAGCCGAACAATTGGGAGTAAGCAGAACACCTATTAGAGAAGCACTTTTAAGGCTAGAGGATGAGGGATTTGTAGAGACCAAGCCTAGCCGTTCAACTATTGTTTCCCCTATTCGATTCGAAGGGGTATTAAACATATATTCCATGGTTTGGACACTGGAAAAGTTGGCTATGGAACAGGCTTTTGATTTCATTGAAGAAAGACACTTAATTGAGATGGAAGCCATCAATCATGAAGTGAAAAAAGCAATCGACGAGGGAAATCAAATAGTGGCCGTCCAGAAAGATAATGACTTTCATTCCATTTACATCAATCTTTCTAAAAATGATGAATTGAAGCGGATTCTATCGGGGCTCAAACAAAAACTTATACGAATGGAACTGTTTTATTTCAATCAGGTAAGTGATGTTCATCTTTCCGTTGATGAGCATGATCAGATCATACAGGCATTAAGGAGTGGAAATCTCACTTTGGTGCTTAAGGTGATAGAAAAGAATTGGAAAGAAAGTTACTTTAGAATTCAAGCCAATACGGAATGTGTAAAAAGTGGGGAAGAAAAAAATGAGTAA
- a CDS encoding DMT family transporter produces MSNDTLVAISPSRNKGIALVLTGATLWGVSGTAAQYLFQQQGFSPEWLTVVRLLLSGIILLGLSYKNERLKVFEIWKTKKDALQIILFAILGMLAVQYTYFAAIEHGNAATATVLQYLAPALITCYLAIRSKRFPSITVSVAVIIAILGTFLLVTGGSIRTLSISGWAVFWGVTSAFALAFYTLQPYKLLSRWGSMIVVGWGMLIGGICFSMIHPPWAFKGNWTLTSFSAVLFIIIFGTIIAFYFYLESTKFISASEVSLFASVEPLSATLISVFWLNVTFGFAEWLGTLCILSTITILSMVKDK; encoded by the coding sequence ATGAGTAATGATACTTTAGTTGCTATATCACCCTCAAGAAATAAAGGGATTGCACTAGTACTGACTGGCGCTACGTTATGGGGAGTATCAGGGACGGCAGCTCAATATCTATTTCAGCAGCAAGGTTTCAGTCCTGAGTGGCTCACTGTTGTACGCTTGTTGCTATCTGGCATCATCTTATTGGGACTCTCTTATAAGAATGAAAGACTGAAAGTTTTTGAGATTTGGAAAACTAAAAAAGATGCGCTTCAAATTATCCTTTTTGCAATTCTGGGAATGCTCGCTGTTCAGTACACATATTTTGCAGCAATTGAACATGGCAACGCAGCTACTGCCACTGTCCTTCAATACTTGGCACCGGCCCTGATTACTTGTTATTTAGCCATTCGTTCCAAACGTTTTCCAAGCATTACTGTGAGTGTAGCTGTGATCATAGCGATTTTAGGCACTTTTTTGCTTGTGACGGGAGGAAGCATTCGTACACTTTCCATTTCAGGGTGGGCAGTATTTTGGGGAGTAACATCAGCCTTTGCATTGGCTTTCTATACATTGCAGCCTTATAAACTCCTTTCAAGGTGGGGTTCAATGATTGTTGTGGGATGGGGCATGTTGATTGGAGGCATATGCTTTAGCATGATCCATCCTCCATGGGCATTTAAAGGCAATTGGACGTTAACTTCATTTTCAGCGGTTTTGTTCATCATCATTTTCGGTACGATCATTGCTTTTTATTTCTATTTGGAAAGTACAAAATTCATCTCTGCTTCAGAGGTAAGTTTATTTGCTTCGGTTGAGCCATTATCCGCAACCTTAATATCCGTTTTCTGGCTGAATGTAACATTCGGTTTTGCCGAGTGGCTCGGCACACTCTGCATTTTAAGCACCATTACGATTTTATCAATGGTAAAAGACAAGTAA
- a CDS encoding SDR family oxidoreductase codes for MANVEGKVVVITGASSGIGEATAKLLAANGAKVVLGARRDNRLKELKESIGQNCVYAVTDVTSLENVQDLGKLALDTFGRIDAWMNNAGIMPQSTLDKLHTDEWNQMIDVNIKGVLNGIATALPQMREQCAGHIINISSIAAHGINVGGAVYSATKAAVNMISETLRQEEAVAGSNVRVSIVSPGAIATELTQTITDTDLKGPFEELYDAFAISPERIAETILFALNQPEDVTVNEFIVRPSRQQP; via the coding sequence ATGGCAAATGTTGAAGGAAAAGTTGTTGTAATTACTGGTGCATCCAGTGGCATTGGGGAAGCAACAGCAAAATTGTTAGCCGCAAATGGTGCAAAAGTTGTTTTAGGGGCACGTCGTGATAATCGATTAAAAGAACTAAAGGAAAGTATCGGCCAAAATTGTGTTTACGCAGTGACGGATGTTACTTCTTTAGAAAATGTTCAAGACCTCGGAAAACTTGCATTGGATACATTTGGACGTATCGATGCTTGGATGAATAATGCAGGCATAATGCCGCAATCCACCCTGGATAAATTACACACCGACGAATGGAATCAAATGATTGATGTGAATATTAAAGGGGTATTGAATGGAATCGCTACAGCATTACCACAAATGCGTGAACAATGTGCAGGGCACATCATTAACATTTCCTCTATTGCAGCGCATGGCATTAATGTCGGAGGAGCTGTTTATAGCGCAACAAAAGCAGCGGTAAATATGATTAGTGAAACGTTACGTCAAGAGGAAGCAGTTGCTGGAAGTAATGTTCGGGTGTCGATTGTTTCTCCAGGAGCCATTGCAACAGAATTGACGCAAACTATTACTGACACAGACTTGAAAGGCCCGTTCGAAGAATTATACGATGCTTTTGCGATTAGTCCTGAGCGTATTGCGGAAACGATTCTGTTTGCTTTAAATCAGCCTGAAGATGTTACCGTCAATGAGTTTATTGTAAGACCATCCCGACAACAGCCGTAA
- a CDS encoding cupin domain-containing protein has product MTSIEKEAIFPIGEPVGNEYFVGTAYLEMLLTDSTLNAPIGNVTFEPGARNNWHTHAAGQILLVTAGEGWYQEEGKPGQLLKAGDVVNIPAGVKHWHGAVKDSWFVHLALTPGETTWLEPVSEEDYQQL; this is encoded by the coding sequence ATAACATCTATTGAAAAAGAAGCAATTTTTCCAATTGGGGAGCCGGTTGGAAATGAATACTTCGTTGGAACAGCATACTTGGAAATGCTTTTAACTGACTCTACTTTGAATGCACCAATTGGAAATGTAACATTTGAACCTGGTGCTCGCAATAACTGGCACACTCATGCAGCAGGGCAAATCCTATTAGTGACAGCCGGTGAAGGTTGGTATCAGGAAGAAGGTAAACCAGGACAACTTCTAAAAGCAGGGGATGTTGTAAATATCCCTGCAGGTGTCAAGCATTGGCATGGTGCTGTGAAAGACAGTTGGTTTGTCCATCTTGCTTTAACACCAGGCGAAACTACTTGGTTAGAACCGGTATCTGAAGAAGATTATCAACAATTATAA
- a CDS encoding MerR family transcriptional regulator gives MYRIGELSKLLGVSEHTLRYYEKEGLVVPLRKGKNRIYSDEDKEWLEFILHMKNTGMALVDIKEYTLMRKDENGDKHAQELMEILVKHRDEVAAQLKIYQENLELMNNKISKYQKLLNEHQDKDLFDTFVDQKKKGN, from the coding sequence ATGTACCGAATTGGAGAGCTCTCTAAGCTATTAGGTGTTAGTGAACATACGCTTCGTTATTATGAAAAGGAAGGTTTAGTAGTACCGTTGCGTAAAGGGAAGAATCGTATTTATTCGGATGAGGATAAAGAATGGCTCGAGTTTATCCTTCATATGAAAAATACAGGAATGGCACTTGTTGATATTAAGGAGTATACCTTAATGCGTAAAGACGAAAATGGTGACAAACATGCACAAGAATTGATGGAGATATTGGTAAAGCATCGAGACGAAGTTGCTGCACAACTAAAGATTTACCAAGAGAATCTTGAACTAATGAATAATAAAATTTCAAAATATCAAAAATTATTAAACGAACATCAGGATAAGGACTTATTTGATACTTTCGTTGATCAAAAGAAAAAAGGAAATTGA
- a CDS encoding two-component system sensor histidine kinase NtrB, translating into MELQIGSHDIDFHQLIEYSLSSIWIVGEEGKILYCNRACLELLKLASPEDILYKKLYAFFPSEIHAGCKERLNKVLKNQDIVELEEQKMICGDGEVIDIEVTAAPFYLKDMVLAQVIIRNITDRKRAERAEILLKERVKLASIGQIAAGIVHEVKNPLTTVKGFLQLLKESQPHPYFDTIEAELEKALEALQNLLHVSKPDLHEEPFVPIDLCKELASILFLFQEKLYKVEIEWALRDTERKVVGKRNLFLKAFFNLLKNAIEAMDEIQGKGKIKIEHYYKNGQIHIKVSDTGVGIPEDKLKLLGTPFFSTKSEGTGLGLTQVYTTIHKHGGNISVQSVVGKGTTFHVQLPVK; encoded by the coding sequence TTGGAATTACAAATTGGATCACATGACATAGACTTCCACCAATTGATAGAATACTCCCTGAGTTCAATTTGGATTGTTGGAGAAGAAGGAAAAATCCTTTACTGTAATAGAGCTTGTTTGGAATTGCTTAAGTTAGCTTCTCCTGAGGACATTTTATATAAAAAATTGTACGCTTTTTTCCCATCAGAAATCCATGCTGGTTGTAAAGAACGGTTAAATAAGGTTCTTAAAAATCAAGATATAGTAGAACTTGAAGAACAAAAAATGATTTGTGGCGATGGAGAGGTCATCGATATTGAAGTAACAGCTGCCCCTTTTTATTTAAAAGACATGGTCTTGGCTCAAGTCATTATTCGAAACATTACAGATCGCAAAAGAGCAGAAAGAGCAGAGATTCTTTTGAAAGAAAGAGTGAAATTAGCATCAATCGGTCAAATAGCTGCTGGGATTGTTCATGAAGTTAAAAACCCACTTACAACAGTAAAGGGATTTTTACAGCTATTAAAAGAATCCCAGCCTCATCCTTATTTTGATACGATAGAAGCTGAATTAGAAAAAGCATTAGAAGCTCTGCAAAATCTATTACACGTTTCTAAACCTGATTTACATGAGGAACCCTTTGTTCCCATTGATTTATGTAAGGAGTTAGCTTCTATTTTGTTTTTATTCCAAGAAAAACTTTATAAGGTGGAAATAGAATGGGCTCTAAGGGATACTGAGAGAAAAGTTGTTGGAAAGAGAAATTTATTTCTAAAAGCCTTTTTTAACCTGTTGAAGAATGCAATTGAGGCAATGGATGAAATTCAAGGCAAGGGGAAAATTAAAATTGAACATTATTATAAAAATGGACAGATTCATATAAAAGTGAGTGATACAGGAGTAGGAATACCTGAAGATAAATTAAAGCTACTAGGAACACCTTTCTTTTCCACTAAAAGTGAAGGAACAGGATTAGGTCTAACTCAAGTATATACAACGATACACAAACATGGAGGAAATATCTCAGTTCAAAGTGTAGTTGGAAAAGGAACTACCTTTCATGTTCAGCTTCCTGTTAAATAA
- a CDS encoding cyclic-phosphate processing receiver domain-containing protein translates to MDKISLFLDDYRKAPDGYVLVETIDECIELLQNFDIEHLSLDHDLLNKTRNGFMLVQKMVKEKLFANRITIHSANSVGGKVMYNCLKQAQLNLTMPPSIIVSLRPLPLKFFPKRVLQHYIEIR, encoded by the coding sequence ATGGATAAAATTAGCCTATTTCTGGATGACTATCGGAAAGCTCCCGATGGCTATGTGTTAGTCGAGACTATTGACGAATGTATAGAGCTATTGCAAAACTTTGATATTGAACATCTTTCTTTAGACCATGATTTATTAAATAAAACCAGGAATGGCTTTATGCTTGTTCAAAAGATGGTCAAAGAAAAACTATTTGCCAATCGCATTACTATTCACTCTGCCAATTCAGTTGGCGGTAAAGTAATGTATAACTGTTTAAAACAAGCACAACTAAATTTAACAATGCCCCCTTCCATTATTGTATCCTTAAGACCACTACCCCTCAAATTCTTCCCTAAAAGGGTTCTGCAGCATTATATAGAAATACGGTAA
- a CDS encoding acyltransferase family protein, with product MERNNAIDFIKFFAIFSVVVIHVFPRDSQIGLFILDNVSRFAVPFFFTASGYLFGKKMIHTRDSIDYFKRYIIKILKLYLCWLFFYMMYDVLILYKVATDAPKEFEQYINQFSFLDLIYYGTGTSGYQLWFLTALIWSVIILFVFLKLKKVKLLLIISLILNLLGLFGQSYSMFYDFPLSTRDALFIGLFYTTLGFFFAYNKFYEKSKSITNKTYLLLIFIFFTVQVVEGYLLDKVLSGSYGEYFISTIFLTTFLFLFALNNKALGKGLFITKVGGRALGIYIVHVVFINIFDLILSAVKMEYISDNLFLKLFETLLIISISYISYDLLQYFKRCLSKLIKTS from the coding sequence ATGGAAAGAAATAACGCGATTGACTTTATTAAATTTTTTGCAATATTTTCTGTTGTAGTCATTCATGTATTCCCAAGGGATAGCCAGATTGGTCTATTTATTCTCGATAACGTCTCAAGGTTTGCGGTGCCATTCTTCTTTACTGCATCTGGTTATTTGTTCGGTAAAAAGATGATACATACAAGGGATTCCATTGATTATTTTAAAAGGTATATTATAAAAATCTTAAAACTGTATTTATGCTGGCTCTTCTTTTATATGATGTATGATGTTCTTATTCTTTATAAAGTTGCTACCGATGCACCAAAGGAATTTGAGCAATACATTAATCAATTTTCATTTCTTGACCTTATTTATTATGGAACTGGGACTAGCGGATACCAATTGTGGTTTTTAACCGCATTAATTTGGAGTGTTATCATTCTATTCGTTTTTTTAAAGTTAAAAAAAGTGAAGCTCCTTTTAATTATCAGCCTAATTTTAAACTTGTTAGGTCTTTTCGGACAATCGTATTCGATGTTCTATGATTTTCCTCTAAGTACACGGGATGCTTTATTCATTGGTCTTTTTTATACAACTTTGGGCTTCTTCTTTGCGTATAATAAATTCTATGAAAAGTCAAAATCAATAACAAACAAAACCTACCTATTATTAATTTTTATCTTCTTTACTGTCCAAGTGGTAGAAGGATACTTATTAGATAAGGTGTTATCAGGAAGCTATGGAGAATATTTTATTTCTACTATCTTTTTAACTACATTTCTTTTTTTATTTGCATTAAATAATAAAGCATTGGGGAAGGGTTTGTTCATTACTAAAGTAGGAGGAAGAGCCCTAGGTATATACATTGTTCATGTAGTCTTCATCAATATTTTTGATTTGATTTTATCTGCAGTAAAAATGGAGTATATATCTGACAATTTATTCTTAAAACTCTTTGAGACACTCCTTATAATTTCTATCTCGTACATATCTTATGACCTACTTCAATATTTCAAAAGGTGTTTAAGCAAACTGATAAAAACCAGTTAG